The region GAATTCACCATGTTGTATGAATTCATTCATTCGTCATGTAACGAAATAATTTAAAGGGAGCATTTTTGGTacaatatttttagttatttaGTAGACGACTTATTAATTAGATAAATTCAACGACAGCTTCAAGCTATAGTAAGATCAAAAGGGAATGACACtaagtattaaaataattaaattttgtgATTTAGTACCCTTTAGATATTAAATCTTACTATATTTTTCCATTAAACTGTAACTGTATCACATTTTTTTAAAATGGAGATCAGTTTGAAGACTTCtaagaatatgtatatatttgttaTGTGTTAAAATTTGTTTTGTTGAAATTAATTACTGTACAAATTCTTTTTACGCTGACTGTATGTATActttacaaatttaataattttttacagatttcaacaatataaatttttatctcTAATAACTCAAAAAATTAACAGgcctaaaaatataataaatcttaTTGTTTATTAAGCATATGAATCAAACCTTGAAGCAGTAACTATATTGTTTTTGAGATTTTTAACTTTTTGATTTGATTTGATGAATCAAAATTTTActataattttatgtatattataaaatCAATTGTATTTGCAATGTGCGTTGActaaatatgtatatagtatcaattatattaaaaaaagtGTTAAATTTGATTTGAAAATCTTATTTTAGggatattttaaacatttttatcacaaaaatataagtatcaaaaacTGTTATCAAGTTATTCTAGAGAATTTAGACATCTCTGAGTACGTACATTTGTGtacaaatattgatttttaagcACATTTTTAAAATACTTGTTACACCAGGCGATTTATAACTTGAAAGCTAAGGTATACAGGAGATATGTGCATATGACGTTCTTTACATGTTTTAATGTGTAGAGTAATCGCCAGAATATCAACATGCATTTATGAATTACCTTGTATATTTACCATTAACAAGTTATAAATACTTAAGCTATCAGGAATATCAAAAGTCTGATTAatgaaataacaaaaagaatgatTTAAATATCATTAGTTCGCAAATCTACATTATATTTGCTTAAAAATGATTTTTTGTTTACTCCTGCATACTTTATTTCTTAGTTAAGCATTGCTTAATAATTCCGAATCAAGACATATGTTATACTTACTTCGCCAACATATTTTTGAACCAATTCTGAACCAATGACACGAATAAAACAGGCATCTGTCCTATTAGCTACAGCTCTAGCACATAAAGTTTTGCCTGTACCTGGTGGACCAAATAACAATACTCCTTTAGGTGGCTCAATTCCCAGATTAACAAACTTTTCTggctgtaataaataaataatttttttctaattatcttgtacaaaaaaaaaaaaaaaaaaataatttaatgattATAAAATACTAACATGTAATAAAGGTGTTTCAACTACTTCTctcaatttttcaatttgttcTTTGCAACCACCAACATCGCTATACGTGACGTCAGGTTTCTCTTCGACTTGCATCATTGTTACAGTTGGATCAATTTTTGGTGGAAGTGGAATATGAATTTGATATTTATTACGATCCACTCCTACTCGCATTCCTTCTTCGATGTCAGTAGGAGCAACTGAATCTGCTAGATCGACTACAAACTTTGCAAACTGTTTTACATTTATAATGTATTTAGGATCATCTGAATTTGCATTAATTATTTTAGTGCAGCGTGCAACTTGCAATGGTTGCTCATTTTGTAAAGTTTGTTTATCTGCAGCTAAATCCCACAAAGCAGGTGGTGCAAGACCCGTATCAGATTCTTTGATTCCAGTTAATTCGTTAACTCGTTTAATTATTGTTTGTATATCTTCTTCAACTGCTTTAATACTTTTAGTATATTGTCCCTGACcctgtataaaaaataatatgttaGCGTTATTTTTGTTAGAATAATTCCAAGAATCTTTAttctaatttaaatttattttttgttaatattttatcATCTATTGTTAccaaaattattatacaatttcACTTACGTAAGTTTTAAGCAGAGCAATATCTCCTTCGTCGAGAGCTGAAATAATACattaataaattcttttaaatcaCAGTTAAAggcaaataattaatatttgaagcttacactttatttctttctcttcttttccttcttcgcTTTTTACTTTTCGCATGTCTTCTCCTAAGTGATCAGGCATTGTTATATacgttaaatttttcaaatattaagaAATGTTAAGGATACTTTATTCGACAGATGAAGAAACTGATGTAAACCGAATTTAAGGTTAGGTATTTTCCATTACTAGCAAAAACTGTAGCGATCAGCGTCACTGACTCCCGATGTGCCATCTAGTTGTAACTAGATTTAGTTAGTTCCTTTTATTACTGATAATCGGTAAACAGCAAATAAAATAAGCAGCATAATATCACCGACGACGAGATCACTATAgcctataatttatttataaatttttaactataatataaaatatacgaagTAATAAAGCAATATTTCTTAAGTGTTCGTAAATTTGGCtaatttttgttactttgttTACCTTTTCTAGGAAACGATTTTCGATTCTTACATATTAACGCATACgcattgtaacgtaattgttaCATTACCGCATGAAACTGATTGTAATACTACCACAACACTCAGCCAACCGAATGGGGAGAGAGATCTCCCTACTTTAAAGTAAATCGCTGCATGACCGATCGGAGAGATCCCTTCACTTTAAAGTAAATCGTTGCATGACCGATCGAGGAGATCTCCCATTTTGACCTTAGCaacgcgttttctttttttttttttttattattagttATTGTTTAATTGGAATCGTTCCCAATTAATTGCGGATTTTCCCTGTTCTTACaaagtatataataaaatataccaATTTGGTGATGTTGGCTTGTTCGAGCGCGGTGAAAAACGTATTAGTTGGCTGTGGCGCGCGCGTGGTTGATTAAGTATTAATATCGTCAGTTATGTGAAATTACGTTTAGCATGGATACAGGGTGATCCAACTAATTCGGAACGTGCGCTCGGCAAAACACGTGAACGGCAATAGTGTAACATGTACGCTTGCTACTGCAATGAATCACTGAAGGATTTTAAATTTGGCGTTACAATAAGGAGATGACGGTTGCAGAGAAAGCGAAACTCGCGTTTTCGCCCGATGATTTCACGTACCTCTACGTTCCCGAAGTTTCGAAGCAAGAAAGGGTACCCGGTTCTACTCGCACATGTAGCtcaatttttgtttttaatatcttttgacaTCTTGGATTATGCATACCTGAAAtgtcattttttaaaatttagaatTGCATTCAACTATCAGAGTAATTAGCGAATTATAATGAAATTGTTCGCGTTCTTATAAACATcgtaattgaaaatttattaacgATCACTTTCTACTAATTATTCGCTATTACCTGCAAATATAAGAATAAGGAACAAAGAAAATAATTGAGATAGAATGAGACATCTCACAGAATTCATATTTAGACAGACCAGTTTaaacaaatagaaattaattgaACTTTCGTACTGTTGTGCTTGGATCCCTTTGGACTTGATCGCTTTCCTTGTTCTTTATACTTACATGCGACGCATTTACAGTTGAGCGACCCAAAATCGATCAATTCGTAGAAAATTATcgttaataaattttgaaatatgtagaAGGAAATGTAATgcgtaatacgttaaaaatgaaaattagcCAACGAAATAGGAAAAGGATGTCGATGTTTGTGAGAATGTGAACAATATAATTGTATTGTAATTCGCTAAGAACTCTGGAAGTTAAATGCCACTGTCTGTGTTCAGCAgtcttttttaaaataaaagggatagaacccataaatatatattcataaTTAGAAAAAAGTAACTCTTGAAAAGATAGATGGTTTCTGTGAAAATAATTATTGTGTGTAACAGAATAAACGTttagaaaaatatgaataattatGTATTCCAATATAAAAAGTGAAAATAATTGCATGTTATGCGTGACTTAACCAAGCTCCATTTTTCATTCGAACAATTAGAAATGAGCGtagaaaattttttttattaacgagTTATATTGTCGTAGTAGTATCGATTGATACATCTTTCTATCTTGTCCAAAGGTTTGGAACTTGATTAAACTGATTCGATATATCGGCTAATGTCATTTATGATATAATGAATTTTTGAATAATCCTCCATGGACTTGATCACCTTTCCATTCTTTTTCTCACATTACTTAACACGTAAATTATCTCTTACCGTAATTTTTTCTGTTTCTAGCAAAACGTATTGTCGAATACttcatatattaataatatagccCTTTAATATTTTGGCGTTCTTTTCTCATGGAAAAAAGCTAATAGCGTTAAACTATACTGCGACCatgaaattatacatatacgtatataaattaGATGTATCGAGTCAATTGtcattatatttttcatttagatATTTAGTAATATGTAATTTAACAATTATGTTTATACGCTGAGAAACTAAATTCTATTAAAAGTACTTATGCACCAAGTAAACTTACTATACAGGCAAAGGAGTATCTTTATCATGTAATTAAAAGTAAGACCCATTTATTCAATATTTGACGACATCTTTTGTAGTTACTTTGTTTCGATTTGcatataacgataaaaataataaaaatgcacGGTGAGATTTCAatgattttgaaaaaaaatatagtgccgtcaataaaatattatactatCCAATATACAAGAAGCAAAACGAAATTACATCGCGTTTGATGGAATGATTGTCTACAGGACGTTGGTCTACTGTTTTCGTTTTGTTGCATCGATGAATTCATCGAAAATTATTCGTTGTCAGAATAGCTGCTTCACGGCAACCAGGATACAAGGTATAAAATGCAATCTAAAAAACCACTAATACACGTCTTGTGATTCGTGGCTTTGTGCGAACaatattctatttttttcgAAGTCACTGAGTTCGATTAACCGTTTTCATTAGCTTTTTTTGTTATATGCACAGCGCAACagagtaattaaaaaaatatgcaCCGATAGGTTGACCAAACATTTATTTAGTCTGTTTATTGAATATGCCAGAtcggaaattaatattttatgaaacgtGTTGTATTTAACTATTAAATTTTTTTCTATACGTGATACTCGAGTACATTGATTGGTCATTATGTCCCATTACGAGTACAGCTAGCTAAGACGTAATAATTTTTTGTCCATTTATAAAATTCCAAAAACGAAATTAACATCCTCTTAGATATGTCTTGTGAACTGCTAGCAACAGTATTTTGTTATTCGTCGAATTTCTATCAACTCAAAATCTCAAAAATCTCGAACATTGATAAGGATATAATTATATAAGGTAAggttatatatttttagaatttGATGAGAGGAAAATGTTGGCATGGATGGCAATGTTGGCATTCATTGGAAAGAACAACATAATAAATACTAATAAATGACAATAAGATAAGAAAATGGGCATATCGGGATTATTTGAAAAAGATTTTGATACATTCTTCTTGGATTTCTAATAAATAAGATATACACAGTAGGTTCGTCTTAAGCGTATGCGCGTTATTATTTCTACGATCATCGATAAGATGCAGAAAAATCTTTTATACGATAGTCGTTTTACTTCAAAAGTATCTTAATGGAATATTTACATTCTTTTTAATTGCTATTTAATCGTTCTCTATATCTATTGTATACAGAGTGGCCGTTTGAAGTTAAATATAGAAAACAAGCTATTAATCTATAAAAACATAATCAAAGCAACACGTACGGCATCCAATTATGGGATAAAATGGCTAGAAGCCACATCGCTGAAGCGGAAGCCGTGCAGTCGATCATACTTGTTACGACTTGGTAGTAGACGTATCTTGCCACATATGAAATGAAGAAATACGCAAAGATTTTCAAATCCTGACTGTAAGGGAGGAAATTCAGCGAGACaacatccgacatatataaatcAAAAACAGTAAACCACCCAAATCCATTAGCCGATATACCGTACATCGACAATACCACTAgaagattaaaaaagaaacaacagCAGGACCTAGTGACGCAAACTTAAATATGAACGTATTCTTACGAGATTAGCAGCCACACGCTATCCTTAACAACTAAAACAATCTGCCGAATGTTCTATAGAGCAAATTGCAAGaatctattttatttgttaattatttaaaaagaaagaaaaatatctaTAGTGTATCCGATTTACCCGTGAACTGTTAAACATCTCGGAAAATATACAAGCTACGAAAAAATGATTCAAGCGAAAGTCATAGCAGATTGAGATTAAGCTTTTTAACGAATTTCTAAATTCTCTATTACATATTCTTGTAGCTGACGTCAAAACGTCTTCCAAACCTTATGTACGAATGTATTTTGTGCAAGATAATTTCGAGATATAAATTACTCGCTCGGACGTTGTACATTATGGTGGTACTAAAAAGAGTCGATTTTACGCgagtaatgtaatgtaatgcaACGTAATGTGATGCAGCTCAAAACAGTTCAACGCGATGATTcacaaattatattattatatattattaataattattttttgagacgaataaaaaaatgtattcttTTTCTTATCGTATCTAGGGGAAAGCTCTTTATGACAACTTTGGCCTTTCGTATCTCGAAATTGTCTTGTGTAAAATACATTCGTATATAGGGTTTTGGAAATGTTTTGACGTCAGCTACAAGACTATGTATTTAAAGATATAAACGTAATGTTCATAGGGCATTTCGGAGTCATTTCAAAGTCGCATAAATCGCACAAGCATGATATGTGCCACCTGATACGCTATAACTTTTGTTCCAATCACTTTTCGTACCTTGCACACACCTTCGTACATTTTTCGAGATATTTAACTGTTTACAGATATACCGGACATATTGTATGccgtattattaataaattttaataaagcaATACGTTTTCTAAAATATGTTTCTTTACGATGTTTTAAGATGCTTCTTACGATAGCTTTGCGACGTCGAAAGTATTTTCGTCCACACATTTCGTGATCCACACAtgacatatataaaataatggcATTTTCTGACAATGAACGAAACTTTACTAATAGCACCTTACACCGATCGATATTAGCAACAGATTGCATAGTACGGTAGATACAGCGGTAGATAGTAGATAGCAGTACAGTAGTGCTATACAATACTACCACATAACAATGCGTTAGCGAAAGAATACTGATAAAcagaaatataattgaaaagacctaaaattgtaataatttttgagcaaataatttatctaattttttcttttccagAATATGAAAAGATTCGTTGATTAGTGCTATAAAAAGAATATAGAATTCCTGTGAAAGAAGCACTTTTCAAGTACACAAAACTGATTTCATATACATAAAAGTAGATACGTAAGATTTGTTTCATGTTCTATCTtctgtataattaattaattaattttctctCGTGGGTATATATAATAGATACATTCTGTACaagtttcataaaatattaatattttgaaatatcgtCAATCTGGAAAGAGTATAGAATTAGAGTGTATTAGAAAGGAAGATGCGcctgaaaaattatttatatagaaaTCTGTGTAAGTTTTAAAAAAGacgtaataattttttaaatataataaaaaaattaatattttttataaagatGTCAACAGAACACGAGAGAATAAATATAGATTTTTAGTATGTACGTAACGTATATACGATTAAAAGTTTTTACGAATACAACTTTTATCATATCAAGTAATATATTACTCTATTAACACAATTGAGCAGTGTTAATATACTTCCTTTGAATTTTGCGAGCCTAATACAGAAAATAACATTCGAATATCTGGTATGTTTAGACAAATTTGGGCATTCTAGTTGAATTTACGTTTTGCACAAGATCGTTAGTGGATGAACGTTCGAAGGAAGTGTAGGAACCGCCCAAGTTGCATCGTTCGTGTTAGACAGTCCTTGACCGGGATGATCTGTAGAAAAATGTAAGATAATGAAAGATCCAATAGAACACTTTCACCTGGATTCATCCCAGCCCTCTTCTTTTACCGCAATTCTTACGTATCAGTCAGAGGCATGGTGCAATTGAAGTTCAACTAGCATGCTTTCCCGCACTATTAAGGTACGAGCTATATACAGGTCATACTATACGTATACTGTATTTCATTGTGGTTCATTACACATAATTGCAATTTGGTATTGAGTGGTGTCGAGTGCTATCGAGTCCACAGATTGTTTAATACACGCGAAACAGTTGATTTGTTTCTTGTAATCGAGTTCAGTTATTTTTGACCTTGTACAGGCGATGTCGTTACATTAAGAAATTGCGTTTGCAATTCATTCTTATTCTTAATAGGACGTCACGTGGAAAGATGTTTTCGTTAAATAGCgtaatttctttcaattgcaTAAAACATTTCTTATTTGATTTATATTCTTTCGTATATGTCTTTCATCTTCGTTTTTATCTTCGTAAAAAATGTTTCTACTtctatataattctttttatatataactctctctttctcttactttcgTTGTACGTCTTTAGTTAATATTGTTCTCGTTTTAAACACTGGTAAAGTTttatgagagagagagagagagagagagagagagagagagattattAAAATCTCTTTGGGAAGTAAAAGTTGAAGCAATATGCACGCTAGTTAATTTATGGCGTTTATACGACTGCTTATTCAAACATGTAATTTTAATtctgattatattttattagttattagattattatattttacatcaTTTGTATCGTTAATTCGAATATATCGTTTCAGTTGTATAATACAGACATTGAACGCATTCTCGGATCATCTCGATTTTAATAAATTCCTAAATACAACATAAACGAGGAACAAGTTATCACTTCGAAAAGATCACTTGTTTCTCCAGGTTACACGACACCTGCATTTTTGTATGCTCTAGGTGTGAAGCATTATGACGATGGTCGTATTTCTATAATTTCTATGGACATTACATAAATTTAAGCGTTGCATAATAAATAACATTGTCTCAAATATGATTCAGGCAGTAAATAAAGTTAAAGAAATGAATTGCGTGATAATAAGATATACTGTTTATAGGAAATATCTTTAAATGAAGGGGAAAAATACAAATGGAATAGAGTgagaaaagataaaaaagatttATTCATCTATCGTATAGTGACTGTTATATAGTTTTGAATCTTGGTATCtccgttatatacgatatacatatgtacagacATTTGGTCGTAATGTAAGGCCGTAAAGATTAAATGCAAGCTTAGAAGTTCTTAAAATCATTTAGTtagttaatattttatttaatatcttcGGTAAAGGTTTGGGTTATATGGTTGCCTATAATCTGAGTCATCAGGCCCAGGTGGATTAGCAGCAAGAGCTCGTCTAATTGCTTCTGGGATGGGAGGTGGAGTTGGTAAATGTGCACCTTGTGGATGGAAACCATTTTCGTCTGCTGTATATTCTACGGTGATGGGAGTTCCATCCGGTGCGGAATATGAATATCTGCCCTGGACAACCtgcgaaaaaagaaaattacaacTCATCGATATATCAAGGTATCAAGGTATACGCTTTAGAATTTATtcatattgtatatattatacaacatATAAAACGCCGACTTCCGATACAACTTTAATTATCCTAAGGTATTCTAATTATCCTACTGTATACAAACAGATATATACAGATATAATACAAACAGATGATTAGTCGCAATACGAACTTGTACTTAAAACAATGTGAACAAATAAATGTTTTCTCAATCATTTTT is a window of Bombus affinis isolate iyBomAffi1 chromosome 12, iyBomAffi1.2, whole genome shotgun sequence DNA encoding:
- the LOC126922411 gene encoding 26S proteasome regulatory subunit 7, whose product is MPDHLGEDMRKVKSEEGKEEKEIKSLDEGDIALLKTYGQGQYTKSIKAVEEDIQTIIKRVNELTGIKESDTGLAPPALWDLAADKQTLQNEQPLQVARCTKIINANSDDPKYIINVKQFAKFVVDLADSVAPTDIEEGMRVGVDRNKYQIHIPLPPKIDPTVTMMQVEEKPDVTYSDVGGCKEQIEKLREVVETPLLHPEKFVNLGIEPPKGVLLFGPPGTGKTLCARAVANRTDACFIRVIGSELVQKYVGEGARMVRELFEMARSKKACLIFFDEIDAIGGARFDDGAGGDNEVQRTMLELINQLDGFDPRGNIKVLMATNRPDTLDPALMRPGRLDRKVEFGLPDLEGRTHIFKIHARSMSVERDIRFELLARLCPNSTGAEIRSVCTEAGMFAIRARRKVATEKDFLEAVNKVIKSYAKFSATPKYMTYN